A window from Plectropomus leopardus isolate mb chromosome 3, YSFRI_Pleo_2.0, whole genome shotgun sequence encodes these proteins:
- the si:ch211-247n2.1 gene encoding calcium-activated potassium channel subunit beta-2, whose translation MFLWAGSKATDGRSDHRSIYQKIREYEVLDKRKTVTALRAGEDRAILLGLSMVFFSVMMYFVLGITILRSYSDRVWTDEASCTIMNSTIVWDVNCSYSCGAECWRSSRYPCLQVYVSLNSSGKVVRLFHNEETPDSNPECFYTPKCRKDYAATHVIVQNISERLRSKHTVQCFVDPTDRMDAAILTQLYGPVAVFHSLFWPTCTLIGGTIIIAMVKLTQYLSIMCERLSRIKR comes from the exons ATGTTTCTGTGGGCAGGAAGTAAAGCAACAGATGGAAGAAGTGACCACAG atccATTTACCAGAAGATCCGTGAATATGAAGTCCTGGACAAGAGGAAGACGGTGACCGCTCTGAGGGCAGGGGAGGACAGAGCCATACTACTGGGCCTCAGCATGGTCTTCTTCTCTGTCATGATGTACTTTGTCCTGGGAATCACCATACTGCGCTCCTACTCCGACCG tgtgtggACAGACGAGGCTAGCTGCACGATCATGAACTCCACCATCGTGTGGGACGTGAACTGTTCATACAGCTGTGGAGCAGAATGCTGGAGGAGTTCCCGGTACCCCTGTCTTCAGGTCTATGTGAGCCTCAACTCTTCAGGAAAAGTGGTACGGCTTTTTCACAATGAAGAGACACCAGACAGCAACCCTGAG TGCTTCTACACCCCAAAGTGCCGTAAGGACTACGCAGCCACGCATGTGATAGTTCAGAACATTTCGGAGCGTCTCAGGTCTAAACACACAgttcagtgttttgtggaccCTACAGACAGAATGGACGCTGCCATCCTGACACAGCTCTATGGCCCAGTTGCCGTCTTCCACTCTCTGTTCTGGCCAACCTGCACCTTGATTGGAGGAACCATCATCATTGCCATGGTGAAGCTGACTCAGTACTTGTCCATCATGTGCGAGAGACTAAGCCGCATTAAAAGGTGA